In one Nocardioides sp. NBC_00368 genomic region, the following are encoded:
- a CDS encoding redox-sensing transcriptional repressor Rex, with translation MTARSTNTGEGSGAHDAHRDIPEATVARLPVYLRALTSLAERNIASCSSEELATAAGVNSAKLRKDLSYLGSYGTRGVGYDVDYLSYQIAREIGVTHDWPVIIVGIGNLGQALANFSGFSSRGFRTVALLDAAEQMQGRTVAGLEVRPFADLAEIVAAEQVSIGVISVPATAAQDVADAMVTAGISSILNFAPAVLNVPPGVDVRKVDLSIELQILAYHESRKAAEADETVDNGSEEGITA, from the coding sequence GTGACGGCACGGAGTACGAATACGGGCGAGGGCAGCGGTGCCCACGACGCCCACCGGGACATCCCCGAGGCGACCGTCGCCCGGCTCCCGGTCTACCTCCGAGCGCTGACCTCGCTCGCAGAGCGCAACATCGCGTCCTGCTCCTCCGAGGAGCTCGCCACGGCCGCCGGGGTCAACTCGGCCAAGCTGCGCAAGGACCTCTCCTACCTGGGCTCCTACGGCACCCGTGGGGTCGGCTACGACGTCGACTACCTGAGCTACCAGATCGCCCGCGAGATCGGCGTCACCCACGACTGGCCGGTCATCATCGTCGGTATCGGAAACCTCGGTCAGGCGCTCGCCAACTTCTCCGGCTTCAGCAGCCGCGGCTTCCGCACCGTCGCCCTTCTGGACGCGGCAGAGCAGATGCAGGGCCGCACGGTCGCCGGGCTCGAGGTCCGGCCGTTCGCCGACCTGGCCGAGATCGTCGCGGCCGAGCAGGTCTCGATCGGCGTCATCTCGGTGCCTGCGACCGCGGCCCAGGACGTGGCCGACGCGATGGTCACGGCCGGCATCAGCAGCATCCTCAACTTCGCGCCCGCGGTGCTCAACGTGCCGCCGGGTGTCGACGTACGCAAGGTCGATCTCTCGATCGAGCTGCAGATCCTCGCGTATCACGAGTCGCGCAAGGCTGCAGAGGCGGACGAGACGGTGGACAATGGTTCCGAGGAAGGGATTACCGCATGA